A stretch of DNA from Oharaeibacter diazotrophicus:
GCCGACCACGACGCCGCCGAGCACGGGCCGCGCCCACAGCGGCAGCGGCAGGCGGCGGGCGGCGAGGTCGGTGCCGACCAGCGTCCACTGGAACAATACCGCGGCCGCGCCGGCGGCGACGCCGAGCAGCGCGAAGGCCGGGAACTCCGCCAGCGAGGCGACCGCGACGTCGGGCATGGCGAAGGCCGAGACGTCGCCGTGGAGGGCGCGGTAGGGCACCACGGCGGCGGCCGCCGCGATCACCGTCGGCACGAAGGCGCCGAGGGCGTAGTGGCCGAGGATGACCTCGTGGGCGAACAGCACGCCGGCGAGCGGGGTGTTGAACGAGGCGGCGATGGCACCCGCCGCGCCCGCGGCGATCAAGGTCCGTGCGCCGTCCGGCGGCAGCCGGAAGCGGTTGCCGAGCGAGGTCGCGATGGTGCCGCCGAGGTGGACCATCGGCCCCTCGCGGCCGGCCGAGGCGCCGGCGCCGAGCGAGACCACGGTGGCGACCGCGCTGGCGACGCCCGGCCAGAAGGCGAGCCGGTCGGCGCTGCCGGTGCTGCGGGCCTCGACGACGTCGGCGATCGAGGAGGTGCGCTGGTTCGGCAGGAAGACGGTGAGGAACAGGCCGACGGCGAGGCCGCCGAGCACCGGCCCGGCCATCACCCGCCACCACGGCGCGGCGGAGGCGGCGGCGAGGAAGCCGGCCGTGTCGGTGCCGAGCCAGAGCCGTTGCAGCGCCTCGACGCCGGCGTGGAAGGCGAGCGCCGCGCCGCAGGCGGCGAGGCCGACGAGGAGGGCGAGAGCGGCGAGTTGCGGCCTCCGCTCGCGCCGGAAGGCGGCGAGATGGACGCCGACCGAGCCCGACAGGAAGCGGCGGACCGCGTTCATGCCGAGGCGGGCCGGGCGGACGACAGCGCGATGCGGCGGCCGATGTCCTCGACCGGCGCGAGGCCGGACTCCGCCAGCTCCCAGGCCGCGAGGCTCACCGCCGCCTCGTCGGGGAAGCGGGCGACGCGGCGGGTCGCGGGATCGACGTGGAGCAGCAACTGCTCGGAGGTGGCGTGCAGGAGGCCGGAGACGGCGTCGCGCATCTCGAGGAAGAGGTGGACGCGCTTGGCGTCGTGGCCGACCAGCCGCACCGAGGTGCGCACGATGCCGTCGGGCGGGACCTCGGCGAGGTAGCGCAGGTGCACCTCGACGGTGAAGAAGGTGCCGCCGCCGGCCGTGCGCCAGCTCTCGCCGAGGCCGGCCGCGTCGAGCGCGAGGTCGACCGCGCGGTCGAACAGCACGTTGTAATAGGCCATGTTGAGATGGCCGTTGTAGTCGATCCACCCGGGTTCGAGACCGGTGGGCGGGGTGGTGAAGGGCACGGCGTGGGACATGCCTCCGGGATACAGGAGCGGCGCCCGCCGTTGAAGCACCCCGATCGTCTCAGAGCCTGTTTCAAAAGCCGGCCGGGTCGGTCCGCCGGTGCTTTTCCGCCGTCGGTTCGTCGCCAATCCTCGCCGATGCTTCCGGCATCGGCTGCGTTTGGCTCCTGCCGACGACGAAAAACCCCCAGGCGCCCCTCGGTCGCCGACTTTTGAAGCAGGCTCTCAGCGGCTGAAAACCCGTTCGACGGCAAGGCCGCTCCGCGCCAGGAGGGCCGGGACGTCGCCGGCGCCGACGAAGGAATCGAGGTCCACCACCAGGACGGCCAGGCCGGGTCGTTCGAGGCGCTCGACGATCCAGCCGGCGATGATCAGCGGTTGCCGGCGGTCGAAGGTCTCGAGCTTGGAGCCGCGGACCTGGAACGAGGGCGCGACGGCGCTCCAGCGCGCGACGTCGCCGCTCCACCACGCCCGGGCCTGCAGCCGGATCGCGGCACCGTCGTCGGCGGTCACCGCGAGCACCTGCTCGAGGCCGGCGACGTCCTCGTCGATGGTCATGTCCTTGGCGAAGGCGAGATACGCCGCGCCGTTGGAGACGGTGACGACGGGCGTGCCGACCTCGCGCGAGAAGCGGCGCACGGCCGCGCGGATCCCGGCTCTCTCCAGGCCGGCGTGACGCACGGCCCGGTCGAGGAGCGTCAGTGCCGCCATCCAGCCGCGCGCGCGCTCGATCGTGGCGAAGTCGAGCCCGATCTCGCCGCAACGCCGCTTCAGCCGGTCCAGGAGATCGGGCGGCAGGTCGTCGGCGAGGGTTCCACTGGCCTTCGATCCGGCGGCGAGCGCAGTCAGCCCGGTGAGAAGGCCGGCGCTGCCGGCGTCCGTGAAGTCGACGACGGCGACCTCGTCGGCCGCGCGGATCGCGGCGCGGGCGGCGGTGCCGAGGATCTCCATGCCGGGTTCGATCGCCATCGGCAGGGCATGGACCACGATCGTCGTGTCGGCGTCGCGGATGCGCCAGAGCGGCGGCGATCCGGGCTCCACGGCCCCGGCCGCGTGCGGCGACAGGGTGGCGAGGGCGAGGATCGCGAGGCGGAGGAGGGAGCGGAGGAACGCGCGAGGGTTGTCCATGGCCGCAGGAAATCACCATCCGGCGATGGTCGCAACCAGGGATCGCGTCGGCGCGAACGGCCGTCCCGTTCCACGCCGGCGGGCGTCGCTCACTCCACCCGTTCGGTCGCGACGCCCTTGTCGGCGAGCAGGCGCTGGACGCTGTCCGGGCCGCCGAGGTGGGCGGCGCCGACGGCGACGAAGGCGGTGCCGGAGCCGGCCATCAGCGCGGCGATGCGGTCGGCGAAGGCGCGGTTGCGGCGCACGATCAGGGCCTCGTAGGCGCCGGGGTCGCTGTCGCGGATGGCCCCGTCGCCGATCGTCTCGAGGGTGTCGACGTCGCCGGAGGCCCAGGCCGCGACCAGCCGGCGCAGGGTGGCGGCGCCACCCTCGGCCTCGTCGAGGGTCTGGCGCAACAGCGCGAGCTCCTGCTCGTCGGTCAGGGAGGAGAACAGCTTCAATTGCGCCTCGCCGGTCTCGAAGGCGCGGATCGGCTTGTCGCGCATGGCGGCGAGGCGGGCGAGCTGGAGGTCGGTGCCGGGGCCGTCGAGGCCGGCGCCCTTGGCGAGGCCGACGGTGAGCTGCACCGCCGCCAGCCAGGGCCTGAGCCCTTCGAGCGAGGCGACCGTCATCCCCGCCGCGGCGGCGACCCGGTCGAGCTTCGCGCGCTCGGCGGCGGAGAGCCGGCTCGTCAGGCTGCGGTCCGGGCTGGTGCCGTGCTTCGCCATGGCGAGGAACCCGGCGCTGTCGTCGTTCAGGAGGTCGATCTCGAGCCAGAGCTCGTCGGATGCGTCGAAGGCGTCGTCGATCGCGGCGGTGTGCCACTCGCGCGTGGTCTCGAGGACGTGGACGGTGCCGAGCAGCCAGACGGTGGAATCGGCGTCGCGCGCCACCCAGAGCGCCGGATCGGCGGCGGCCGGCGCGACACCGGCGACGATCGCGGCGGCGGCGGCGAGGGTGCGCCAGCGGTGAGGCGCCGCGGCACGGCCCGGGCGGTTCTGCATCCCAGCCATTCTCCCGGTTCGATTGGGAAAACACGCGGCGCGCCCTTGGATCGGCGGCCGGTCCTTTGATACGGTCCCGGGCGAAGCGTATACGAGTGGTAAAGGGCGGGACATGGGCAGCGGCATCATCGCGGTCGAGCGCAACGAGGCGGGCATCGCCGCCGCGGTGGACGCGCTGGCGGCCCGGTTCGGCGACCGCTTCAGCCGCGCCATGGCGGTGCGCCTGCAGCACGGCCATACCACCTCGCGGATTCCGAACCAGCCGCCGGACGGCGTCGTGTTCGCCACCTCCACCGCCGAGGTCGCCGAGACCGTGCGGATCTGCGCCGCCCACCGTGTGCCGGTGATCCCGTTCGGCACCGGCACCTCGCTCGAGGGCCACGTCAACGCGCCGGGCGGCGGCATCTCGATCGACCTGTCGCGGATGGACCGCATCGTCGCGGTCAACCCGGAGGACCTCGACTGCACCGTCGAGGCCGGCGTCACCCGCAAGCGCCTCAACGAGCACCTGCGCGACACCGGACTGTTCTTCCCCGTCGATCCCGGCGCCGACGCCTCGATCGGCGGCATGACCTCGACGCGCGCCTCCGGCACCAACGCGGTGCGCTACGGCACCATGAAGGACCTCGTGCTGGCGCTGACGGTGGTGACGGCGAGCGGCGAGATCGTCCACACCGGCTCGCGCGCCAAGAAGTCGTCGGCCGGCTACGACCTGACGCGGCTCTTCGTCGGCGCCGAGGGCACGCTCGGCGTCGTCACCGAGATCACGTTGAAGCTGTTCGGCATCCCCGAGGAGATCGCCGCCGGCGTCTGCACCTTCCCGACCGTGCGCGCCGCCTGCGAGACCGTGATCGCCACGATCCAGTCGGCGATCCCGGTGGCGCGGATCGAACTGCTCGACACCCTGCAGGTCCACGCGGTCAACAACTACTCCAAGCTCGGCCTCGTCGAGGCGCCGACGCTGTTCCTCGAGTTCCACGGCACGCCGGAGGGCGTCGCCGAGCAGGCCCGCCGCTTCGGTGCGATCGCGGCGGACTTCGGCGGCACCGGCTTCACCTTCGCGACCAGGCCCGAGGAGCGCACCCGGCTCTGGCAGGCCAGGCACGACGTCTACTGGTCCTGCAACGCGCTCCGGCCCGGCTGGGTCGGCATGGCGACCGACGTCTGCGTGCCGATCTCGCGGCTCGCCGACCTCGTCGACGAGACCATCGCCGACGTCGAGCGTCACGGCCTCGTGGCGCCGATCGTCGGTCACGTCGGCGACGGCAACTTCCACCTCCAGCCGATGATCGACCCGGACGATCCCGCCATGGACGCGGCGGTCGACGGCGTCGTCGAGCGGCTTGCGCTGAGGGCGATCGAGATGGGCGGCACCTGCACCGGCGAACACGGCGTCGGTCAGGGCAAGACGCAGTATCTCGACCGCGAGCACGGCGGGGCGATGGCGCTGATGCGCGCCATCAAGGCCGCGCTCGACCCGGACGGCATCATGAACCCCGGCAAGATCTTCGCGATGCCGAAGCCTGTCGCCGCAGAGGAGCCGGGGCCCTGAATTCGCTCTACTTCAGCATCGGCTTCGCGATCATCCTGGCGCTCGCCGCGGCGCTGGTCGGGCCGCTGTTCGTCGACTGGACCACCTATCGCGCGGCCTTCGAGGCGCGCGCCGGCGAAATCCTCGGCCAGCCGGTCCACGTCGCCGGCACGGCCGACATGCGCCTGATCCCGATCCCGACCCTCGACTTCACCGACGTCGAAATCGGCCCGGACCCGAAGCGGCCGATGATGAAGGTGGCGCGCTTCGAGCTCGAGGTCGAGCTGTTCCCGCTGCTCTCGGGCGAGGTCAACGTCACCAGCATGCGGCTGCAGCGGCCGGAGGTGACCGTCTCGCTCGACGCCGGCGGCGCGACCGGCTGGGCCGCCGCCGGGCGGGCCGACGGTGTGCTCGACCCGGCGCGGGTGACGCTCGCCAACGTCGAGATCGTCGACGGCCGCGTCGTCGTCGCCGACGCGCGCAGGCCGGCGCCGCTCGTGATCACCGGCATCGACGCCCGGCTCGACGCCCGCTCGCTGGTCGGGCCCTACAAGATCGACGGCGCCATGGTGGTGGACGGCGAGGCGGTGAGCGTGCGCGCCTCCACCGGCACCCGCGAGGCCGACGGCTCGGTGGTGCTGAAGCTCGCGGCGACGCCTGCCGACCGGCCGGTGTCGATCGCGCTCGACGGCAAGCTGTCGGCGGCGGCCGGCGTACCGCGCTTCGCAGGCAAGGCGAGGGTGGAGCGCGCGATCGCCAAGGACGACCGCGAGACCATGCCCTGGGCGCTCGCGGCCGACGTCGAACTCGATCCGGCGCGCCTGCTCGCCAAGGACCTCGACTTCCGCTACGGCCCGGAGGACCGGCCGTTCTCGATCACCGGGGCGACCACGGTCGACCTCGTCGATCCCCCCTATTTCGAGGCGGTCCTCTCGGCCCGACAGATCGACCTCGACCGCACGCTCGGCAAGGGGCCTGAGGCGCCGGTGTCGTTCCAGGCGGTGCTCGCCGCCATGCGCGACACGCTGGCGACGCTGCCGCGGCCGCCGATCGACGGGCGGATCGGCTTCGACATCCCGGGCGTGGTGGTCGGCGGCGGCATCGTCTCCGACCTCCGGCTCGACGTCGCCGTCGCCGAGACCGGCTGGACGGTGGAGACGCTGGAGGCCGGCCTGCCCGGCCGCACCACCGTGGTCGCTACCGGCGACCTCGTCACCGACGGCCCGATCGCCTTCGAGGGCAGTCTCGCGGTGCAGTCGGAACAGCCGGCGACGCTGGTCGGCTGGTGGCTGCCCGAGCGGCCGAAGACCACGCTCGACGCCTTTTCCGCACGCGCCCAGGTCTCGGCCTCCGCCGCCGGCCTGACGCTCGCCAACCTCGACGCACGCCTGCGCGAGGCCCGCGTCACCGGCGCGGTCGGCTACGTGCCGGCGGTCGGGACCAAGCGGTCGCGGGTCTCGCTCGACCTGTCCGCCGGTTCGGTCGACGCCGACCAGGTGGCGGCGGTCGCCGGCTTCGTCGCCGGCGACGGCGGAGCGCTCGGCGGAGCCGACCTGACGCTGTCGCTGACCGCCGAGGCGCTCGCCGCCGGCGACGCCACCGCCCGCAAGATCGACGTCGCCGCCGGCCTCGCCGACGGCGTGCTCCGCGTCGATCGGCTCTCGATCGGCGACCTCGCCGGCGCGCGCGTCGCGGTCTCCGGCGAGATCCGCGACGTCGCCTCGACGCCCGACGGTTCGATCCAGGCGCGGCTGTCGGCCGAGAAGCTCGACGGTGTCGCCCGGCTGGTGGCGGCACTGGCGCCCGATTCGGAGGCGGCGCGGATGCTCGCCGTCGCCGCGCCGGTGCTCGCCCCGGCGATGGTGGAGGCGACCGTGACGGCGCAGCGCGCGTCCGACCGCACCCGCGCGAGCGTGACCGTGACCGGCGACGCCGGGGGCTCCTCGCTCGACGGCAGCCTCGCCTTCGACGGTCGGGTCGACCGCTGGCGCGAGGCGACGGTCGACCTCAAGGCCGGCGTGCGCGGGCCGGACGGCGTCCGGCTGATGCGCCAGCTCGGCATCGACGTGCCGGGCCTCTCCGACGCCGGCGCCGCCACGGTCGGCAGCCTCGCCGTTGCCGCCAAGGGCCGGCCGGCGGACGGCCTCGCCGTCAACCTCGACGGCAACCTCGGGCCGACCCGCGTCGCGGTCGCCGGCACCGCCCGCGCGGCGCCGGACGCCGACGCGACGGCGGCGCTGAAGGTGTCGCTGGCGAGCCCGGACGTCGGGCCGATCCTGGCGCTCGGCGGCGGCGTGATGGGCGACCTGCTCGCCTCGACCCCGGCCGATCTTTCCGCCGAGGTCGCGGTCGACGGCCCGCGGATCGCGGTCGGGGGCCTGAAGGGCGTCGTCGCCGGCCAGCGGGTCGAGGGCGACGTCGCGGCCGATTTTTCGCCGGCGGTGCCGGCGCTGAAGGGCACGCTGGCGCTCGAGACCGCGAGCCTCGTCGGGCTCGGCGAGCTCGCGCTCGGCCCCGGCACGCTCGACATGCCGATCGTGGCGAGCCGCAGTCCGTGGCCGGAGGCGCCGTTCGGGCCGACCGTCCTCGACGGCGTCGACGCCGACCTCGCGCTTTCGATCGGCCGGGTCGACCTCGCCGACGGGCTGGTCGCCGACGACGCCCGCTTCGCGTTGCGCGCCTCGGCCTCCGGCGTCGGCTTCGACGGCATCTCGGCCCGCCTCGCCGGCGGCACGCTCACCGGCAACCTCGTGGTCAAGCAGGATCTCGAGGGCACCGCGGCGCTGAACGGCACCCTCAGGCTCGACGGCGCCGACGTCGGTGCGCTGGTCTGGCGATCGGGCGACCGGCCGGTGGTGACCGGCACCGCGACGGCCGAACTCGAGGTCGCCGCGTCGGGGCGGACCGTCGCCGGGCTGATGGCGTCGGCGAGCGGCGGCGGCAGCTTCGCGGTCGCGGACGGCCGCGTCCGCTCGTTCAACCCGAACGCCTTCGCCGCGGTGATCCGCGCCGCCGACGCCGGCCAACCGATGACCGACGATCGCATCGCCGAGCAGTTCACCGCCGCCGTCGACGCCGCCGACCTGCCGTTCGCACGGCTCGAGGGCACGTTCACGCTCGCCGGCGGCACGCTGCGCGCGCCGGCCGTCCAGGTCTCCGGCGGCCCGGCCGACCTGACCGGCACCGCCACCGTCGACCTGCCGCACGACAGCCTCGCCAGCGACTGGACCCTGGTCGCCGCGGACGTCGAGCGTTCGGCGGGCTCGCCGCCGCCGCAGGCCGAGATCCTGTTCCGCGGGGCCCTCGACGCGCCGACGCGCAAGATCGACGTCGCCGCCTTCTCCAACTTCCTCGGCATCCGCAGCTTCGAGCGCGAGACCCAGCGCGTGCTGCTGATGCAGGCCGACATCCTGGAGCGCGAGCTTCTGACCCGTACGGTGCTGCGCGGCCGCGAGGCGGCCGAACGGCGCGCCCGGGCCGAGGAGGAGGCGCGCCGGCGCGCCGAGGCGGAGAAGGCCGCGGCTGAAGAAGCAGCGCGCCTCGCCGCCGAGGCCGAGAAGGCCGCCGCCAAGGCCGCAGAGGCGGAGCGCCGCCGGGCGGGCGGCGGGGCCACCGCGGCGCCCGACGACTTCACCCGCCAGATCGAGCAGCGGCTGCAACGGATCCCGGCGACGACGCCCGCACCCGCGACGCCGGATCCCGGCGCGCTCCCCGGCGTCTCGGTGCAGCCGCCGCCGGGCTGAGGGCGGGCGAGGCCGCCGTCGGGCTGAGAGCGGGCGAGGTCGCCGTCGGGCTGAGGCGCGAAGGCCGACGCCGGCGGGGATTTTTACCTTCCCTCTCGTGGGGAGGGTCGGCGCGGAGCGCCGGGGTAGGGTGGCGCGGCGGGTTGGGGGAAGCGCGCTCTTCGGCGGCGAAGGAGGTTCGGCGAAAGGCGTCGGCACCACCCCACACCGCCGGCCTTCGGCCGTCGACCGGCCTGCCTCGGAGTCACGTGCCTCCTCGGCGTTCGGCTTCGCCTCACCCCCACGAGGGGGAGGGTAGGAGGTAGCACCGCTGCGGACCGGGATTTTGCCTTCCCCACGAGGGGGAGGGTAGGAGGTCGCGCCGCCTCGTGCAGGGATTTTGCCTTCCCCACGAGGGGGAGGGTAGGAGGTCGCACCGTCGCGGACAGGGGAATTACCCTCCCCCTCGTGGGGAGGGTCGGCCCGAAGGGCCGGGGTGGGGTGGCGCGTCGGGTCGTGGGAAGCGCTCTCTTCGGCGGGGAGAGAGGTTCGCCGAAAGCGCGGGCGCGACCCCACCCCGCCGGCCTTCGGCCGCCGACCCTCCCCACGAGGGGGAGGGTAGGAGGTCGCACCGGCGCGAGCCGTGACCTGGCCCTCCCCCGCGAGGAGGAGGGTGGGAGGCCGTCCCGTCAGTCGATCTTGACCGCGACGAAGCGGAGTTCGCCGGCGGGGTTGGCGAGGAGGAGGAGGGCGGACTTGCGGTCCTGGTCCTTCAGCTTCTTCACCGCGGCGGCGACGTCCTCGGGCTTGGAGACCGGCTCCTGGGCCACTTCGACGATGGTGTCGCCGGCCTGGATGCGTTTGTCGGCGGCGGGGCTGCCGCTCTCGACGTCGGTGACGACGACGCCCTTGACGTCGGCGCCGATCTTGAACTTGGCCTTGGCGTCGTCGTCGAGGGCGCCGAGGGTGAGGCCGAGCACCTTCTCGGGCACCTTCACCGGCGCCGGTTCGGCGGCACCCTGGTCGCCGGCGGCGGCGGCGAGCTTCTCGCCCTCCTCGAGCCTGCCGAGGGTGACGGAGAGCTTCTCCTCCTTGCCCTTGCGGACGACGGTGACGTCGACCGCCTTGCCGACGGGGGTGTTGGCGACGAGGCGCGGCAGCTCGCGCATCTCGTGGATCGGCTTGCCGTCGAAGGAGACGATGACGTCGCCCGGCTCGATCTTGGCCGCGGCGGCGGGGCCGCCCTCGGTGACGCCGGCGACGAGCGCGCCCTTGGCGCGGTCGAGGCCGAGGCTCTCGGCGAGGTCGTCGGTGACCTGCTGGATGTTGACACCGAGCCAGCCACGGCGGGTCTCGCCGAAGTTGCGCAGCTGGTCGACGACGCCGGCGGCGATCTCGGAGGGGATCGCGAAGCCGATGCCGATCGAGCCGCCCGACGGCGAGATGATCGCCGTGTTGATGCCGACGACGTCGCCGTCCATGTTGAACAGCGGACCGCCGGAGTTGCCGCGGTTGATGGCGGCGTCGGTCTGGATGAAGTTGTCGTAGGGCCCGGAGTTGATGTCGCGGTTGCGGGCCGAGACGATGCCGACGGTGACGGTGCCGCCGAGGCCGAACGGGTTGCCGATCGCCATCACCCAGTCGCCGACGCGCAGGTGCATCGAATCGCCGAACTTGACCGCCTTCAGCGGCTTGTCCGGCTTGACGCGCAGCACCGCGAGGTCGGTCTTCAGGTCGCGGCCGACGATCTCGGCCTTCAGCTTGGAGCCGTCGTTGAAGTTGGCGACGATCTCGTCGGCGTCCTCGATGACGTGGTTGTTGGTGATGATGATGCCGGAGGAATCGATCACGAAGCCCGAGCCGAGCGACTGCACCTTGCGCGGCTCGCCGCCGCCGCGACCCTCGCCGCCGCCGTTCTTGTCGCCGAAGAACTCGTCGAAATAGTCCTGGAAGGGCGAGCCCTCCGGCATCTGCGGCACCGGCACCTGGCGCTGCTCGGCGACGTTCTGCGAGGTCGAGATGTTGACCACGGCGTCGATCAGGCCGTCGGCGAGGTCGGCGACCGATTCCGGGCCGCGGGCGAAGGCCGGCGAAGGCGCCAGCGGCCCGGCGAGGCCGCCGACCGCGACCACCGCGGCGACCGCCACGGCGAAGCCGCGGGCGAGAAAGGCTCTCTTGACGTCGATGGCCATGGGCCGGCACCCTCCGAATGGTGGCCGCCGGACCTCGCCCGGGCAGCCGTCGATCCCTGTCGCTCAAGCAATAGCGACACCACGCTGCGGACGAAAGTGTGGCGCCGCGGCGGCGGGGAAAGCCCCCCGCGACACCGCGGCGATCCCTTGTCGGATTCGCGAGGCTCCCGTCGTGCTCAGCCGCGCGCGGCCCAGACCAGCGCGACGCCGATCGCCATCGCCGCCAGCCCGCCGATCCGGATGGTGGCGTCGGGCATGTCGAGGACGTGGCGCAGCGCCCGTTTCATGGCGGCCGGGGCGGCGGCGTAGAGCACGCCTTCCACCACGGCCATCAGCCCGAGGGCGACGAGGAAATCGGTCATGGCGTCGCCCTCGGTCCGCCGGCGCCTCAGGGCGCCGGGGCGGCGGGGGCCGCCGCGGCCGGCGGCGCCACCGACGGTGCGGTCGGCACGGTCGCCGGAGGCACCGCGGACTTGCCGCTGTCGCGGAAGTAGCGGAAGAACTCCGTGTCCGGCGTCAGCACCATGGTGGTACCGGTGCCGAGCGCGTCCGCGTAGGCCTGCATCGAGCGGTAGAACTCGAAGAACTCGGTGTCGAGCGTGTAGGCGTCGGCGAAGATGCGGTTGCGTTCCGCGTCGCCCTCGCCGTGCAGGATGTCGGCGTCGCGGTTGGCCTCGGCGACGAGCAC
This window harbors:
- a CDS encoding thioesterase family protein, with protein sequence MSHAVPFTTPPTGLEPGWIDYNGHLNMAYYNVLFDRAVDLALDAAGLGESWRTAGGGTFFTVEVHLRYLAEVPPDGIVRTSVRLVGHDAKRVHLFLEMRDAVSGLLHATSEQLLLHVDPATRRVARFPDEAAVSLAAWELAESGLAPVEDIGRRIALSSARPASA
- a CDS encoding TraB/GumN family protein, whose product is MQNRPGRAAAPHRWRTLAAAAAIVAGVAPAAADPALWVARDADSTVWLLGTVHVLETTREWHTAAIDDAFDASDELWLEIDLLNDDSAGFLAMAKHGTSPDRSLTSRLSAAERAKLDRVAAAAGMTVASLEGLRPWLAAVQLTVGLAKGAGLDGPGTDLQLARLAAMRDKPIRAFETGEAQLKLFSSLTDEQELALLRQTLDEAEGGAATLRRLVAAWASGDVDTLETIGDGAIRDSDPGAYEALIVRRNRAFADRIAALMAGSGTAFVAVGAAHLGGPDSVQRLLADKGVATERVE
- a CDS encoding DegQ family serine endoprotease, which gives rise to MAIDVKRAFLARGFAVAVAAVVAVGGLAGPLAPSPAFARGPESVADLADGLIDAVVNISTSQNVAEQRQVPVPQMPEGSPFQDYFDEFFGDKNGGGEGRGGGEPRKVQSLGSGFVIDSSGIIITNNHVIEDADEIVANFNDGSKLKAEIVGRDLKTDLAVLRVKPDKPLKAVKFGDSMHLRVGDWVMAIGNPFGLGGTVTVGIVSARNRDINSGPYDNFIQTDAAINRGNSGGPLFNMDGDVVGINTAIISPSGGSIGIGFAIPSEIAAGVVDQLRNFGETRRGWLGVNIQQVTDDLAESLGLDRAKGALVAGVTEGGPAAAAKIEPGDVIVSFDGKPIHEMRELPRLVANTPVGKAVDVTVVRKGKEEKLSVTLGRLEEGEKLAAAAGDQGAAEPAPVKVPEKVLGLTLGALDDDAKAKFKIGADVKGVVVTDVESGSPAADKRIQAGDTIVEVAQEPVSKPEDVAAAVKKLKDQDRKSALLLLANPAGELRFVAVKID
- a CDS encoding AsmA family protein yields the protein MALAAALVGPLFVDWTTYRAAFEARAGEILGQPVHVAGTADMRLIPIPTLDFTDVEIGPDPKRPMMKVARFELEVELFPLLSGEVNVTSMRLQRPEVTVSLDAGGATGWAAAGRADGVLDPARVTLANVEIVDGRVVVADARRPAPLVITGIDARLDARSLVGPYKIDGAMVVDGEAVSVRASTGTREADGSVVLKLAATPADRPVSIALDGKLSAAAGVPRFAGKARVERAIAKDDRETMPWALAADVELDPARLLAKDLDFRYGPEDRPFSITGATTVDLVDPPYFEAVLSARQIDLDRTLGKGPEAPVSFQAVLAAMRDTLATLPRPPIDGRIGFDIPGVVVGGGIVSDLRLDVAVAETGWTVETLEAGLPGRTTVVATGDLVTDGPIAFEGSLAVQSEQPATLVGWWLPERPKTTLDAFSARAQVSASAAGLTLANLDARLREARVTGAVGYVPAVGTKRSRVSLDLSAGSVDADQVAAVAGFVAGDGGALGGADLTLSLTAEALAAGDATARKIDVAAGLADGVLRVDRLSIGDLAGARVAVSGEIRDVASTPDGSIQARLSAEKLDGVARLVAALAPDSEAARMLAVAAPVLAPAMVEATVTAQRASDRTRASVTVTGDAGGSSLDGSLAFDGRVDRWREATVDLKAGVRGPDGVRLMRQLGIDVPGLSDAGAATVGSLAVAAKGRPADGLAVNLDGNLGPTRVAVAGTARAAPDADATAALKVSLASPDVGPILALGGGVMGDLLASTPADLSAEVAVDGPRIAVGGLKGVVAGQRVEGDVAADFSPAVPALKGTLALETASLVGLGELALGPGTLDMPIVASRSPWPEAPFGPTVLDGVDADLALSIGRVDLADGLVADDARFALRASASGVGFDGISARLAGGTLTGNLVVKQDLEGTAALNGTLRLDGADVGALVWRSGDRPVVTGTATAELEVAASGRTVAGLMASASGGGSFAVADGRVRSFNPNAFAAVIRAADAGQPMTDDRIAEQFTAAVDAADLPFARLEGTFTLAGGTLRAPAVQVSGGPADLTGTATVDLPHDSLASDWTLVAADVERSAGSPPPQAEILFRGALDAPTRKIDVAAFSNFLGIRSFERETQRVLLMQADILERELLTRTVLRGREAAERRARAEEEARRRAEAEKAAAEEAARLAAEAEKAAAKAAEAERRRAGGGATAAPDDFTRQIEQRLQRIPATTPAPATPDPGALPGVSVQPPPG
- a CDS encoding FAD-binding oxidoreductase; protein product: MGSGIIAVERNEAGIAAAVDALAARFGDRFSRAMAVRLQHGHTTSRIPNQPPDGVVFATSTAEVAETVRICAAHRVPVIPFGTGTSLEGHVNAPGGGISIDLSRMDRIVAVNPEDLDCTVEAGVTRKRLNEHLRDTGLFFPVDPGADASIGGMTSTRASGTNAVRYGTMKDLVLALTVVTASGEIVHTGSRAKKSSAGYDLTRLFVGAEGTLGVVTEITLKLFGIPEEIAAGVCTFPTVRAACETVIATIQSAIPVARIELLDTLQVHAVNNYSKLGLVEAPTLFLEFHGTPEGVAEQARRFGAIAADFGGTGFTFATRPEERTRLWQARHDVYWSCNALRPGWVGMATDVCVPISRLADLVDETIADVERHGLVAPIVGHVGDGNFHLQPMIDPDDPAMDAAVDGVVERLALRAIEMGGTCTGEHGVGQGKTQYLDREHGGAMALMRAIKAALDPDGIMNPGKIFAMPKPVAAEEPGP
- a CDS encoding chloride channel protein; this translates as MNAVRRFLSGSVGVHLAAFRRERRPQLAALALLVGLAACGAALAFHAGVEALQRLWLGTDTAGFLAAASAAPWWRVMAGPVLGGLAVGLFLTVFLPNQRTSSIADVVEARSTGSADRLAFWPGVASAVATVVSLGAGASAGREGPMVHLGGTIATSLGNRFRLPPDGARTLIAAGAAGAIAASFNTPLAGVLFAHEVILGHYALGAFVPTVIAAAAAVVPYRALHGDVSAFAMPDVAVASLAEFPAFALLGVAAGAAAVLFQWTLVGTDLAARRLPLPLWARPVLGGVVVGAMGLAFPQVLGIGYAAVDAALRSDMAVPLLLALIAAKIVATAVTLASRFGGGIVFPSLYVGAMTGGAFGRIASSLVPSLASSHPVYAVLGMAAVGSAMLGAPISTAVMVFELTGGFQLSIALLLCVAMANATTHALHGRSLIDWQLEMRGILLRDGAHRHTMRALKVERFMSPLVTPAPLPEDYPRGTVLHPGDSLARALKLFDFTRAAEIAVVDPAAPDRMIAWATHVEALRIYNEALVAEAAERVR
- a CDS encoding TraB/GumN family protein, translating into MDNPRAFLRSLLRLAILALATLSPHAAGAVEPGSPPLWRIRDADTTIVVHALPMAIEPGMEILGTAARAAIRAADEVAVVDFTDAGSAGLLTGLTALAAGSKASGTLADDLPPDLLDRLKRRCGEIGLDFATIERARGWMAALTLLDRAVRHAGLERAGIRAAVRRFSREVGTPVVTVSNGAAYLAFAKDMTIDEDVAGLEQVLAVTADDGAAIRLQARAWWSGDVARWSAVAPSFQVRGSKLETFDRRQPLIIAGWIVERLERPGLAVLVVDLDSFVGAGDVPALLARSGLAVERVFSR
- a CDS encoding DUF2065 domain-containing protein encodes the protein MTDFLVALGLMAVVEGVLYAAAPAAMKRALRHVLDMPDATIRIGGLAAMAIGVALVWAARG